The proteins below are encoded in one region of Mycobacterium pseudokansasii:
- a CDS encoding phytoene desaturase family protein: MSTALVVGGGPNGLAAAISLAAEGVQVTVLEAADEVGGGARSSEAILPGLLHDHCSAIHPMAVGSEFLSRFELQRYGLSWRWPEIDCVHPLDGGSAGVLYRSVEQTAAGLGYDGSRWRLAFGYPAARFDALSEDIMRPLLRFPHHPLMLARFGAPTVLPGSALARVFRTEQGRALFGGVAAHAFRPLHYPLTSAVGMGIIAAGHRHGWAVAEGGSQSITNAMVALLDGLGAKIETGVRVATASQLPPADVTMFDLAPSAVAGILGDRLPRRISAAFTRFRRGPGAFKVDFAVEGGVPWTNPDAHRAGTVHLAGTYSELAATEREIHAGRMPERPFVLVGQQYLADPRRSVGNVHPVWSYAHVPNGYTGDAAEAIIAQIERFAPGFRERIVGQAVRTTLQMSSYNANYVGGDIMTGAKDIRQLVFGPRTTLSPYTIGVPGMYICSAATPPGPGAHGMCGANAAKLALAYLARRA; the protein is encoded by the coding sequence ATGAGCACCGCCCTGGTGGTGGGCGGCGGGCCCAACGGGCTTGCCGCCGCCATCTCCTTGGCCGCCGAAGGCGTGCAGGTGACCGTGCTCGAAGCCGCCGACGAAGTCGGCGGTGGCGCCCGCAGCAGCGAGGCCATCTTGCCCGGCCTGCTGCACGACCACTGCTCGGCCATCCACCCGATGGCCGTCGGCTCGGAGTTCCTGAGCCGCTTCGAGCTGCAACGGTACGGCCTGTCCTGGCGCTGGCCGGAGATCGATTGTGTGCATCCCCTCGACGGCGGCAGCGCCGGGGTGCTGTACCGCTCGGTGGAGCAGACCGCGGCGGGGCTGGGTTACGACGGGTCGCGGTGGCGGCTGGCCTTCGGCTACCCGGCCGCCCGGTTCGACGCGCTGAGCGAGGACATCATGCGGCCATTGCTGCGGTTCCCGCACCATCCGCTGATGCTCGCCCGGTTCGGCGCACCCACTGTGCTTCCCGGGTCGGCGTTGGCCCGCGTGTTTCGCACCGAACAGGGGCGGGCCTTGTTCGGAGGCGTTGCGGCCCACGCCTTCCGGCCGCTGCATTACCCATTGACCTCCGCTGTCGGGATGGGCATCATCGCGGCCGGCCACCGCCACGGCTGGGCAGTGGCCGAAGGCGGATCGCAGTCAATCACCAACGCTATGGTGGCGCTGCTGGATGGGTTGGGCGCCAAGATCGAGACCGGTGTCCGGGTCGCGACGGCGTCGCAGCTGCCACCGGCGGACGTCACCATGTTCGATCTGGCGCCGAGCGCGGTCGCCGGGATCCTGGGGGACCGTCTTCCGCGCCGTATTTCGGCTGCCTTCACCAGGTTTCGGCGTGGTCCGGGTGCGTTCAAAGTCGACTTCGCCGTCGAGGGCGGGGTGCCCTGGACGAACCCGGATGCCCATCGGGCCGGCACGGTGCACCTGGCCGGCACCTACTCCGAACTTGCCGCGACCGAGCGGGAGATCCATGCCGGACGCATGCCGGAGCGGCCGTTCGTACTGGTTGGTCAGCAGTATCTGGCCGATCCGCGACGCTCGGTCGGCAACGTTCACCCGGTGTGGAGCTACGCGCACGTCCCCAACGGCTACACCGGCGACGCCGCAGAGGCGATCATCGCCCAGATCGAGCGGTTCGCTCCCGGGTTCCGGGAACGCATCGTGGGACAGGCCGTCCGTACCACATTGCAAATGTCTTCCTACAACGCCAACTATGTCGGCGGTGACATCATGACCGGCGCAAAGGACATTCGCCAGCTGGTATTCGGGCCGCGAACCACGCTGTCGCCGTACACCATTGGTGTGCCCGGTATGTACATCTGCTCGGCGGCCACCCCACCGGGACCCGGTGCGCACGGCATGTGCGGCGCCAACGCCGCCAAGCTCGCGCTCGCCTATCTGGCTCGGCGTGCGTAA
- a CDS encoding DUF3556 domain-containing protein yields the protein MGFTKPALPALDPDAFLRKPLMERMRILAVDWAENGFGAPRMVHLIYIVKLVVFFAVGGITLATATSGLPAFWHVTEWWDQPIVYQKVILWTVLLEAIGVAGSWGPLAGKIKPMTGGILFWARPGTIRLRPWRWVPFTNGDRRTWFDIGLYLALLVSVTIALLSPGVHSDWLSKALPYNISGLVNPALLVGPIVLLVLIGLRDKTIFLAARGEQYFPALVFFTVLPFTDMIIALKMLIVVVWVGAGFSKFGKHFSNVIPPMVSNSPFIPFTWLKRAHYRDFPRDLLPSRVAHLMAHVNGTFVEIAAPLVLFFSTNKWLTLAAALLMVGFHLFIISTFPLAVPLEWNVVFAYTTVFLFLGFPAWNGYYVTDMSSPWLAAALVAGLLFFPVLGNLRPDKVSFLPSLRQYAGNWAAAVWAFAPGAEVKLDRVIRSARNQVDQFVAFGYEPAWAEITAQKTIAWRAMHSQGRGLFSLLLKHLPDVDARTVREGEFLCNSLIGFNFGDGHLHNEDLIRAVQRQAEFEPGECVIAWVESEAFGSGVQHYKLIDAALGVIERGTWKVADAVAEQPWLPNGPIPTRVSWSLRGDKLRAVA from the coding sequence ATGGGATTCACAAAACCGGCCCTGCCCGCACTCGATCCGGATGCGTTCTTGCGCAAACCGCTGATGGAGCGAATGCGGATCCTCGCCGTCGATTGGGCCGAAAACGGTTTCGGCGCGCCGCGGATGGTGCACCTGATCTACATTGTGAAGCTGGTCGTGTTCTTCGCGGTCGGCGGCATCACGCTGGCCACCGCAACGTCGGGGCTGCCGGCCTTCTGGCACGTGACCGAATGGTGGGACCAGCCCATCGTCTACCAGAAGGTCATCCTGTGGACAGTGCTGCTGGAGGCCATCGGCGTTGCCGGCTCGTGGGGTCCGCTGGCCGGCAAGATCAAGCCGATGACCGGCGGCATCCTGTTCTGGGCCCGACCGGGCACCATCCGGCTGCGGCCGTGGCGGTGGGTGCCGTTCACCAACGGCGACCGGCGCACCTGGTTCGACATCGGGCTCTACCTGGCACTGTTGGTCAGCGTGACCATCGCGCTACTGTCACCGGGCGTGCACAGCGACTGGCTCTCAAAAGCGTTGCCGTACAACATCTCCGGGCTGGTCAACCCCGCGCTGCTGGTCGGGCCGATCGTGCTGCTGGTGCTGATCGGCCTGCGGGACAAGACCATCTTTCTGGCTGCCCGTGGCGAGCAGTACTTCCCGGCGCTTGTCTTCTTCACCGTCCTGCCGTTCACCGACATGATCATCGCGCTGAAGATGCTGATCGTGGTGGTGTGGGTCGGCGCCGGCTTCTCGAAGTTCGGCAAGCACTTCTCCAACGTCATTCCGCCGATGGTGAGCAACAGTCCCTTCATCCCGTTCACATGGCTCAAGCGGGCGCACTATCGTGACTTCCCGCGCGATCTGCTGCCGTCGCGGGTGGCGCATTTGATGGCGCACGTCAACGGCACCTTCGTCGAGATCGCCGCCCCGCTGGTCCTGTTCTTCTCCACGAACAAGTGGCTGACGCTGGCCGCGGCGCTGTTGATGGTGGGTTTCCATCTGTTCATCATCTCGACCTTCCCGCTGGCCGTTCCGCTGGAGTGGAATGTCGTATTCGCTTACACGACAGTGTTTTTGTTCCTGGGATTCCCGGCCTGGAACGGTTACTACGTCACCGACATGTCCTCGCCGTGGCTCGCGGCCGCGCTGGTGGCGGGCCTGCTGTTCTTCCCGGTGCTGGGCAATCTGCGGCCGGACAAGGTCTCCTTCCTGCCCTCGCTGCGGCAATACGCCGGCAACTGGGCCGCTGCCGTGTGGGCGTTTGCGCCGGGCGCAGAGGTGAAGCTGGACCGGGTCATCCGGTCGGCGCGCAACCAGGTGGATCAGTTCGTCGCGTTCGGCTACGAACCGGCGTGGGCGGAGATCACCGCGCAGAAGACGATCGCGTGGCGCGCCATGCACAGTCAGGGCCGCGGCCTGTTCTCGCTGTTGTTGAAGCACCTGCCCGACGTCGACGCGCGCACCGTGCGGGAAGGCGAGTTCTTGTGCAACTCGTTGATCGGGTTCAACTTCGGCGACGGTCACCTGCACAATGAAGACTTGATCCGGGCCGTGCAGCGTCAAGCCGAATTCGAGCCGGGCGAATGCGTCATCGCCTGGGTGGAGTCGGAGGCGTTCGGCAGCGGGGTTCAGCACTACAAGCTGATCGACGCCGCACTCGGGGTCATCGAACGCGGCACCTGGAAGGTGGCCGACGCGGTCGCCGAACAGCCCTGGCTGCCCAACGGCCCCATCCCGACTCGGGTGAGCTGGTCGCTGCGCGGCGACAAACTCAGGGCAGTGGCATGA
- a CDS encoding PucR family transcriptional regulator has protein sequence MEETGPDSDVEVSRYVAEVAGRLQRRLADVTSEIHRALEGQIPDLRRDARIMELLGASIEGNVDTMLHALQYDIAVERVEAPTAALEYARRLAQHGVPVNALVRAYRLGQRRMNELIFAEMRATEIPESMRVAVIEAMNAAIFEYIDWMSQQVVAVYEDERERWLENQNALRGVRVRELLAATKSIDVDAATTAIRYPLRWHHVGLIMWSGDQDFDVDELPRLQRFLRGLGESVGAEASPLFVAADRSCGWAWLPFRAAVADAVSKVRQFALSRPNSPNVAIGNMAGGVEGFRRTHREAREAHGVAIAGDRRAATVVAAGDPGLSVVARIGGDLAGTRDWVARVLGDLAGDNENDERLRETLRVFLGCGASYKMAAAELNMHFNTVKYRVGRAVARRGRDIGGDRLDVELALLACHWYGAAVLQPK, from the coding sequence GTGGAGGAAACGGGCCCCGACAGCGATGTCGAGGTGAGCCGCTACGTTGCCGAGGTCGCCGGCCGACTGCAGCGTCGGTTGGCCGACGTGACGTCGGAGATCCATCGTGCCCTCGAAGGGCAGATCCCCGATTTGCGCCGCGACGCGCGGATCATGGAGCTGCTCGGGGCCAGCATCGAGGGCAACGTGGACACGATGCTGCACGCGTTGCAGTACGACATCGCGGTCGAGCGCGTCGAGGCGCCGACCGCCGCGCTGGAGTACGCGCGCCGATTGGCGCAACACGGGGTGCCCGTCAACGCGTTGGTGCGCGCCTATCGGCTGGGTCAGCGCAGGATGAACGAGCTGATTTTCGCCGAAATGCGCGCCACCGAGATCCCGGAATCGATGCGGGTTGCGGTGATCGAGGCGATGAACGCCGCGATCTTCGAATACATCGACTGGATGTCGCAGCAAGTCGTCGCCGTCTACGAAGACGAGCGCGAACGGTGGCTGGAAAACCAGAACGCCCTGCGGGGCGTGCGGGTGCGCGAACTCCTGGCCGCAACCAAGAGCATCGATGTCGACGCGGCAACCACGGCGATTCGCTATCCGTTGCGCTGGCACCACGTCGGGCTGATCATGTGGTCCGGGGACCAAGATTTCGATGTCGACGAACTTCCCCGGCTGCAACGGTTTCTTCGCGGGCTGGGTGAATCCGTCGGCGCTGAGGCCAGCCCCCTGTTTGTGGCCGCCGACCGTAGTTGCGGATGGGCCTGGCTGCCTTTTCGGGCCGCTGTCGCCGATGCTGTTTCGAAAGTCCGCCAGTTCGCGCTGTCCCGGCCGAATTCACCCAATGTGGCAATAGGAAACATGGCCGGCGGCGTCGAGGGCTTCCGCCGCACCCACCGGGAGGCGCGCGAGGCCCACGGTGTCGCGATCGCCGGTGATCGCCGCGCAGCGACGGTGGTGGCGGCCGGTGACCCGGGGCTGTCCGTCGTGGCGCGTATAGGTGGCGATTTGGCCGGCACCCGCGACTGGGTAGCCCGGGTGCTCGGAGACTTGGCGGGGGACAACGAAAACGACGAGCGCCTGCGGGAGACGCTGCGCGTGTTCCTGGGTTGCGGCGCCAGCTACAAGATGGCCGCCGCCGAGCTCAACATGCACTTCAACACGGTGAAGTATCGAGTTGGCCGCGCCGTCGCCCGGCGGGGCCGGGACATCGGCGGCGATCGGCTCGACGTGGAACTGGCATTGCTTGCCTGTCACTGGTACGGCGCCGCGGTGCTGCAGCCGAAATAG
- a CDS encoding PucR family transcriptional regulator, translating to MSASRHPVRAREDTTPDSNVVQLGRLMLSRAAELGNAMADLLCQEIDAYRDGTVVTNDDVRQSCVANLTFVFDSLAGDADVDVSPAERTGTIRALAGVPLPAVMTAYRIGFRFIWEQTLAAARASGMPTESILDATARVFLAQDTFTQAMASAYRQQLTTQILELEEERSALVEALLSRRITDQHSLWEAADLLRLPTSGPYVVVAAELPAIGKLGLPTIESKLSARDIRSAWRLLPELQVGIVHLRGRDSAETLGILVEVLRQSATARVGISQPYHELAETSDALRCARLAVTGKSPGDSLVAVFDDAPLAVAAVSAPEVMAKIRSSVLGRLDGLPSEERVTLLDTFQAWLSAGGSANQAAATIFCHPNTVRHRLRRIEELTGRLLSRPTDLAELCLALEVQRRLP from the coding sequence ATGAGCGCGTCAAGGCATCCGGTTCGAGCCCGGGAAGACACCACTCCCGACTCGAACGTCGTCCAACTTGGCAGGCTCATGCTGTCTCGCGCTGCTGAATTGGGTAACGCGATGGCTGACCTGCTGTGCCAGGAGATCGACGCCTACCGCGACGGCACCGTGGTCACCAACGATGACGTACGCCAAAGCTGCGTGGCGAACCTCACGTTCGTCTTCGACTCACTCGCCGGGGACGCCGACGTGGACGTCTCGCCCGCGGAGCGCACCGGCACCATCCGCGCGCTGGCCGGTGTGCCGCTGCCGGCGGTGATGACCGCATACCGAATCGGTTTCCGATTCATCTGGGAACAGACCCTCGCCGCCGCGCGCGCCTCAGGCATGCCTACGGAATCGATCCTGGATGCCACCGCCCGGGTGTTCCTTGCGCAGGACACCTTCACCCAGGCGATGGCCAGCGCTTACCGCCAGCAGCTGACCACCCAGATTCTGGAGTTGGAGGAAGAGCGCTCGGCGCTGGTCGAAGCGCTGCTGTCACGGCGGATCACTGACCAACATAGTCTCTGGGAGGCGGCCGACCTGCTGCGGTTGCCCACTTCGGGGCCGTATGTTGTCGTGGCAGCAGAGCTGCCGGCGATCGGAAAGTTGGGATTGCCCACCATCGAAAGCAAGCTCTCGGCGCGCGACATCCGCTCGGCGTGGCGGCTGTTGCCGGAGTTGCAGGTCGGCATCGTCCACCTGCGGGGCCGGGATTCAGCCGAGACGCTCGGCATACTTGTCGAGGTGCTGCGGCAATCCGCCACCGCGCGCGTGGGAATCAGCCAGCCGTATCACGAACTGGCCGAAACCAGCGACGCGTTGCGCTGTGCCCGACTGGCAGTCACCGGAAAGTCGCCGGGAGATTCGCTCGTTGCCGTCTTCGACGACGCCCCACTGGCGGTCGCGGCGGTCAGCGCCCCGGAAGTCATGGCGAAAATCAGGTCTTCGGTGCTGGGTCGGCTGGATGGGCTGCCCAGCGAGGAGCGCGTCACCCTGCTCGATACCTTCCAGGCATGGCTAAGCGCCGGCGGCTCTGCCAACCAGGCCGCCGCGACGATCTTCTGCCATCCCAACACCGTGCGGCACCGGCTGCGCCGGATCGAGGAACTGACCGGCCGGTTACTCTCGCGGCCAACGGATCTCGCCGAGTTGTGCTTGGCCCTCGAGGTCCAGCGGCGACTGCCCTGA
- a CDS encoding long-chain-fatty-acid--CoA ligase encodes MGTLSDNLVASKSRHPQRIALRFDDLQFTFGEFDAAAARVATLLEQAGIEPGDRVGVMLPNTPAFAIAFYGIMYRGAVAVPMNPLLKAREVSYYLSNSGAKALFAAPAFADEATAGAAELGAQCWLVDDARLAMLIDDLPAQEHPVSRGDDDVAIILHTSGTTGKPKGAMLTHASLGRNAEVSVRTLIQTGPDDVVMGCLPLFHVFGLTCGLNASVIAGATLTLIPRFDPRKALEVIERDAVTVFQGVPTMYSALLRLAATAKSEATQSLRVCVSGGAALPVQVLTEFETAFGCPVLEGYGLSESSPVAAFNHPQRPRKVGSIGTPIEGVQMRVVDPSGAEVPPGEAGEIQIKGHNVMKGYWNLPEATRATITPDGWLATGDVGRVDEDGYFYIVDRTKDLIIRGGYNVYPREIEEVLYEHPAVAEAAVIGFPHDSLGEEIGAAVALKHGAAADPDELREYVKSRVAAYKYPRLVWLVDALPKGPTGKVLKREITVPTTESTR; translated from the coding sequence ATGGGCACCCTCAGCGACAATCTCGTCGCATCGAAAAGCCGTCACCCCCAACGCATTGCGTTGCGTTTCGATGATCTGCAGTTCACCTTCGGTGAGTTCGACGCCGCCGCGGCCCGGGTGGCGACACTGCTGGAGCAGGCCGGTATCGAGCCGGGCGATCGCGTGGGCGTGATGTTGCCCAACACCCCGGCATTCGCCATCGCGTTCTACGGGATCATGTATCGCGGCGCGGTGGCGGTCCCGATGAACCCGCTGCTGAAGGCCCGGGAGGTGTCCTACTACCTGTCCAACAGCGGCGCCAAAGCGCTGTTCGCGGCACCGGCCTTCGCCGACGAGGCCACCGCCGGCGCCGCCGAGCTGGGCGCACAGTGCTGGCTCGTCGACGACGCAAGGCTGGCCATGCTGATCGACGACCTGCCCGCCCAGGAGCACCCGGTAAGTCGCGGCGACGACGACGTCGCGATCATCCTGCATACGTCCGGCACCACCGGAAAGCCCAAGGGCGCCATGCTCACTCATGCAAGCCTTGGCCGCAACGCCGAGGTCAGCGTTCGCACCCTGATCCAGACGGGGCCAGACGACGTGGTGATGGGATGCCTGCCGCTGTTCCACGTCTTCGGTCTTACCTGCGGGCTCAACGCGTCGGTCATCGCGGGTGCGACGTTGACCCTGATTCCGCGGTTCGACCCGCGCAAGGCGCTGGAGGTGATCGAGCGCGACGCCGTCACCGTCTTTCAGGGGGTGCCGACGATGTACTCCGCGCTGCTGCGCCTGGCCGCCACGGCCAAGTCCGAGGCGACGCAGAGTCTGCGGGTCTGCGTCTCCGGTGGCGCGGCGCTGCCCGTCCAGGTTCTCACCGAATTCGAAACAGCCTTCGGCTGCCCCGTTCTCGAGGGTTACGGACTGTCCGAAAGCTCGCCGGTGGCGGCCTTCAATCATCCGCAGCGACCGCGCAAGGTGGGTTCGATCGGCACACCGATCGAAGGTGTACAGATGCGGGTCGTTGACCCGAGCGGAGCCGAGGTTCCGCCGGGGGAGGCCGGCGAGATCCAGATCAAGGGCCACAACGTGATGAAGGGCTACTGGAACCTCCCGGAGGCGACCAGGGCCACCATCACCCCCGATGGTTGGCTGGCCACCGGGGACGTCGGACGCGTCGACGAGGACGGCTACTTCTACATCGTCGACCGCACCAAAGACCTGATCATCCGCGGCGGCTACAACGTGTATCCCCGCGAGATCGAGGAAGTGCTCTACGAGCATCCGGCGGTGGCCGAGGCTGCCGTCATCGGCTTCCCGCACGACTCCCTCGGTGAGGAGATCGGCGCCGCGGTCGCGCTCAAACACGGTGCCGCGGCGGATCCCGACGAATTGCGCGAGTACGTCAAGAGCAGGGTCGCCGCTTATAAATATCCGCGCCTGGTCTGGCTCGTCGACGCGCTGCCCAAGGGCCCAACCGGCAAGGTCCTCAAACGCGAAATCACCGTTCCGACAACTGAAAGCACACGATAA
- a CDS encoding PHA/PHB synthase family protein, protein MAESPKPAAAPDELAAPLDLLLTSATRPFASRMMPDATWARLGANLAQRPGAVAGRTATLARELGSIAAGKSHRAPGRADKRFSDVAWQQNPLLHRVMQAYLAGAETAEGLLADAELDWRDQEKMQFVVDNLVEGLAPSNNPLISPLGWKALIDTGGLSAVRGMRAFVRDMLSKPRVPSMVEPDAFVVGETVAITKGAVVLQTSMFELIQYTPQTAKVRSIPLLMVPPVINKFYIMDIAPGRSMIEYFLQQGQQVFAISWRNPQARHRDWGFDAYGGAIVAAMDAVQNIAGTDSVHLMASCSGGIIAAMTAAHLAHIGEADRVAGLTLAVTVLDETRAGFAAAAMSDRAAQTAIRVSARKGYLDGRDMAEMFAWLRPTDLVWRYWVNNYVQGRKPAAFDVLFWNADTTRMAAALHRDMVLMGLRNALVMPGAVTMLGSPVDLANITSDAYVIGGIADHISPWQATYRSARLLGSKDNRYVLSTSGHIAALVNPPGNPKASFRTGLVDAEKPEEWLEAAQQSAGSWWPDYVSWLAERSGPEVDAPKALGGHGLPPLGPAPGTYVKEK, encoded by the coding sequence ATGGCCGAATCTCCGAAACCAGCTGCCGCGCCCGACGAGTTGGCGGCACCGCTGGACCTGTTGCTCACCAGCGCCACCCGGCCGTTTGCCAGCCGGATGATGCCCGACGCCACCTGGGCCCGCCTCGGTGCCAACCTTGCCCAACGTCCCGGCGCCGTCGCCGGTCGCACTGCCACGCTTGCCCGTGAGCTTGGCAGTATCGCGGCGGGAAAGTCCCACCGTGCCCCGGGGCGAGCCGACAAGCGCTTCAGTGACGTTGCCTGGCAACAGAATCCGCTGCTGCACCGGGTGATGCAGGCCTATCTTGCCGGTGCCGAGACGGCCGAAGGGTTGCTTGCCGACGCTGAGTTGGATTGGCGCGACCAAGAGAAGATGCAGTTCGTCGTCGACAACCTGGTAGAGGGCCTGGCGCCCAGCAACAACCCGCTGATCAGTCCGCTGGGCTGGAAGGCTCTGATCGACACGGGGGGCCTGAGCGCGGTGCGGGGCATGCGGGCTTTTGTGCGAGACATGCTTTCGAAGCCGCGCGTGCCGTCGATGGTCGAGCCCGATGCCTTCGTGGTGGGCGAGACCGTCGCCATCACCAAGGGAGCGGTGGTCCTGCAAACCTCGATGTTCGAATTGATTCAGTACACCCCGCAGACAGCCAAGGTGCGGAGCATTCCGTTGCTCATGGTGCCGCCGGTGATCAACAAGTTCTACATCATGGACATCGCACCGGGACGCAGCATGATCGAATACTTCCTGCAGCAGGGCCAACAGGTGTTTGCCATTTCATGGCGTAATCCTCAGGCGCGCCACCGGGATTGGGGTTTCGACGCGTACGGCGGGGCGATCGTGGCGGCAATGGACGCGGTCCAGAACATCGCCGGCACCGACAGCGTGCACCTGATGGCCAGTTGCTCGGGCGGCATCATCGCGGCGATGACGGCGGCCCACCTCGCCCATATCGGCGAGGCCGATCGGGTGGCCGGTCTTACTCTGGCCGTCACCGTGCTGGACGAGACTCGCGCCGGCTTCGCCGCCGCGGCCATGAGCGATCGCGCAGCGCAGACGGCTATTCGAGTTTCGGCCAGGAAGGGCTACCTGGACGGGCGGGACATGGCCGAGATGTTTGCCTGGCTGCGACCGACCGACCTGGTGTGGCGGTACTGGGTGAACAACTATGTGCAGGGCCGCAAGCCGGCGGCTTTCGATGTGTTGTTCTGGAACGCCGACACCACCCGAATGGCGGCGGCACTGCATCGCGACATGGTGCTCATGGGGCTGCGCAATGCGCTGGTGATGCCGGGCGCGGTCACCATGCTGGGCAGTCCGGTAGACCTGGCCAACATCACCTCCGATGCGTATGTGATCGGCGGCATAGCAGACCACATCTCGCCGTGGCAGGCCACCTACCGCAGCGCACGACTGCTGGGCAGCAAGGACAATCGTTACGTCTTGTCCACCAGCGGCCACATCGCCGCTCTGGTCAACCCGCCGGGAAATCCTAAGGCGTCGTTCCGGACGGGTCTGGTCGATGCGGAGAAGCCCGAAGAGTGGCTCGAGGCTGCGCAGCAGTCCGCGGGGTCCTGGTGGCCCGACTACGTGAGCTGGCTCGCCGAGCGCAGCGGCCCGGAGGTCGACGCCCCCAAAGCGCTTGGCGGGCATGGTCTGCCACCGCTCGGGCCGGCGCCGGGCACCTATGTGAAGGAGAAGTGA
- a CDS encoding alpha/beta fold hydrolase: MPGSHVASAHGEELYLCVGGQRIRVNVRRGTGVPLVLCNGIGASLEVLDPLVEELDSTVVRFDVPGTGGSPTSVLPYGFPYLAWVMGRLLRKLDLGVVDVLGLSWGGALAQQFAFQNPRRCRRLVLVATGTGVVMVPGHPRVLAKMLTPRRFSDPNYAASIAAELYGGTVRAHGDDVAQLFVRQLRAGSKIGYLHQLLAGSVWTSLFALPAVRQETLIVAGTDDPIIPVANAHIMNTLLPRSRLHLHSGGHIDLVHNAVELAPVIEQFLG; the protein is encoded by the coding sequence ATGCCCGGTAGCCACGTTGCGAGCGCGCATGGCGAAGAGCTCTATCTGTGCGTGGGAGGACAGCGGATCCGAGTCAACGTACGCCGGGGAACCGGTGTGCCGCTGGTGTTGTGCAACGGAATCGGGGCGAGCCTGGAAGTGCTCGATCCGCTGGTGGAGGAGCTCGACTCCACGGTCGTCAGATTTGACGTTCCCGGGACCGGCGGATCACCCACATCCGTTCTGCCCTATGGGTTTCCCTACCTTGCCTGGGTGATGGGGCGGCTCCTGCGCAAGCTCGACCTAGGGGTGGTGGATGTGCTCGGACTGTCCTGGGGAGGCGCCTTGGCGCAGCAATTCGCCTTTCAGAATCCTCGCCGATGCCGTCGGCTGGTGCTGGTCGCGACGGGCACGGGGGTGGTCATGGTTCCCGGCCACCCCCGGGTTCTGGCGAAAATGCTTACCCCGAGGCGCTTTTCGGATCCTAACTATGCGGCATCCATCGCCGCTGAGCTCTACGGTGGTACCGTCCGTGCCCACGGCGACGACGTGGCGCAACTCTTCGTGCGGCAATTGCGTGCCGGATCGAAGATCGGCTATCTTCACCAGCTGCTCGCCGGTTCGGTGTGGACCAGTCTGTTCGCGCTACCGGCGGTGCGCCAGGAGACGTTGATCGTGGCGGGCACCGATGATCCGATCATTCCGGTTGCCAACGCTCACATCATGAACACCTTGCTGCCTCGTTCGCGGCTGCACCTGCATTCCGGGGGTCACATCGACCTCGTGCACAACGCGGTTGAGCTCGCTCCCGTCATCGAACAGTTCCTGGGCTGA
- a CDS encoding SDR family oxidoreductase — translation MSLNGKTMFISGASRGIGLAIAKRAAQDGANIALIAKTADPHPKLPGTVYTAAKELEEAGGQALPIVGDVRDPDSVESAVAQTVERFGGIDICVNNASAINLGSITEVPMKRFDLMNGIQVRGTYAVSQACIPHMKGRENPHILTLSPPVLLDKKWLKPTAYMMAKFGMTLCALGIAEEMRDEGIASNTLWPRTLVATAAVQNLLGGDEAMARARKPEVYADAAYVVLNKPSREYTGNSVLCEDVLVESGVTDLSVYDCIPGAKLGVDLWVEEVNPPGYVQP, via the coding sequence ATGTCCCTTAACGGCAAGACCATGTTCATCTCTGGCGCCAGTCGTGGCATCGGCCTGGCGATCGCCAAACGCGCCGCACAAGACGGTGCCAACATCGCCTTGATCGCCAAGACCGCCGATCCCCACCCGAAGCTGCCGGGCACGGTGTACACCGCCGCCAAGGAGCTGGAGGAAGCCGGCGGTCAGGCCCTGCCGATCGTGGGGGACGTCCGAGACCCAGATTCGGTCGAGTCCGCAGTCGCCCAGACCGTCGAACGGTTCGGCGGCATCGACATCTGCGTCAACAATGCCTCGGCAATCAACCTCGGGTCCATCACCGAAGTCCCGATGAAGCGCTTTGACCTGATGAACGGAATCCAGGTGCGCGGCACGTACGCCGTGTCGCAAGCGTGCATCCCACACATGAAGGGTCGGGAGAACCCGCACATTCTGACGCTGTCGCCACCGGTGTTGCTGGACAAGAAGTGGCTGAAGCCGACGGCCTACATGATGGCTAAATTCGGCATGACACTGTGCGCGCTGGGAATCGCCGAGGAGATGCGCGACGAGGGGATCGCGTCGAACACGCTGTGGCCACGCACGCTGGTGGCCACGGCTGCGGTGCAGAACCTGCTCGGCGGCGATGAGGCGATGGCTCGCGCCCGTAAGCCCGAGGTGTATGCCGATGCGGCCTATGTCGTCCTCAACAAGCCTTCCCGCGAATACACCGGCAACTCGGTGCTGTGCGAGGACGTTCTGGTGGAATCCGGCGTCACCGATTTGTCGGTATACGACTGCATACCGGGGGCCAAGCTCGGCGTCGACCTGTGGGTGGAAGAAGTCAACCCGCCGGGATACGTCCAGCCTTGA